TTGCCATGAAGCCGGACGCGACCTCCGCGCTCTACTACTGCGGACTGGGAGCCGAAATGCAAGGCGATTTGGAATCGGCTGTCCAGTACTACACGCGTGCAGCGCGGTTCCGCATGAATCTTCGTGCCCAGGAACGGCTGTGCGCAATCTACTTCAAACAGGGCGATTACCAGGCCATGGAGCCCCTCGTGAATCACCTACACCAATACATCACGCTGCCGTCGGCGTGGCTTGTCGCCGCCGGAAAGGCAAGTTTCAGCAAGGGGAACGTGGACGATGCCGTGCGCAACCTTCGTCAGGCCCATCGCAGGTGGGTGGCTGAAGGGGAGGGTAATAAGGCGAGCCCCTATACCCCCCTGGGAGGTCTCGTTGAAGGACTTCAACGGTATCCCAAGCATCCCAAGTATCTCGATGTGTGCGTGGCCATAGCCGTGGATTTCGAGCGTAATCGGACGCTGATCGAGCGCCTGAGCTTCGACGAACGCATGGCCTTGGGCACACTGGCCTTCCATGCCGAGCGACTGTCCGAAGCACGACGATTCTGGCTCAAAGCCTTGGACGTGGCGCCGGACGAAAAGGCTAAACTTGTCGTACACAAAAAGCTCGCGGCAACCTACAAAAAGGCGGGTGTGGATCGTCTGGCCAAGGAGCATGAGAAACTTGGAGAGACGAACGGTGCCACATGAAAGCCTGTGGAATCTCGTTCCCAGGGCGAGCACGCTTAATTCGCTGGCTCCAAAAAACGCCGGCACGGCGTGTCCTGATTTATCGTCCAAAGGCGGCTTTGGCGTAGAACTTTCAGGTCAATACGTTCCGCGAAGCTGCGAACGGTTTGGTTACATGCACATCCTTTAATTGGCCCCACGACAACCCTTCGCCAAAGTTAAGCAGCGTCGGCCGAAGGGAGAAGATACCCATTCCAATCGTGGCCACCATTTTGACCTGCAAAGCGGTTCCATTCCCAAATTCATTGAGCGCGGGTCGGTAGCCCTAGGCGACAAAGAGAACCCTGGCCCGCGTGTTGATCACCTCACCGGGTCGAAACGGGGAAATCGTTCCGGTAATCTTTCGATGGACCACCTCGGAGCTGGTGGATTCTTTTAGCCACCGTTCAAAACCGCACAGCGTTACCTAGCCTTTTCGCCACGCACGGTGTGAAGCCCAGCGAGCCTCTTTCTAGGTGATTGCCATAGACGGGCCGCACATTGAACAGGATCTTGACCTTCTGCATGCTCGGCGAAGCCCCGTAGGAAGCAGACCACATTCGGAGTCGTGAGGTCCGCGTGCGGCGGATTCGGAACTTTAGCCCCCTGGGCCAATGCCGCCGAATGTGATAAGCCATCCACCAGAATGGTTTTCGCAGATCTAAGCGAGCAAACCCTAAAAGTCGCTTGTCTTGTCCGTTAACGAAAGCCAAAGGACCATGAGCCCTCACATGCAAGTACCGGCCACCCTTTTGGGGTGCCGCGCCCTGGCCCATTTGGTGGGCCGGAACGAGGCGTTATGGCAATTCAGCGAACGGGGCATTTGAGACTTTTGGCGGCCCTTGCCACGGCCTTTCACGATCCCCTGAAACCCGTCGTGAAGGGCCGGCAGGGTTCCTGCCCGCTCAAGGACGACCCTAAAAACGGCCTAAGTCCCCGCACCAATGCGCCCATGAGGGGCATCACATCGCAGCGGCGTTGAGACGCCTTGTGGGGCGACCACAAATTTTCTCGGGATAAAAACCCCCGCTGCTCCATACTCCGTTTGATGGCACCATCATTAAAGAAGCATCCTCGATGGTCCCCGTGCAGCCGGGTTGTGCCTTTCGCACGGTACTTTCCCGGCCCAAAGCGGTGCGCGCCGGTGCAGAACTGCACCAATTTCGCTGGACAACCCCCTTACCAAACGATTCGGCGCCCACCGAAGCTCTGATCTCGCCAGGCCCTAAGGCTTTTGTGATAGAAAAGTGACCGGTGTGTTCTCTAGTTCACTGAGTCCAAAAAACCGCTTTCCCTTACGTGTCCATCGTAGATGGGCCTCAGGGGGCCGGCGGAAGAACCCACTTTGTGCCCTTACCCCGGGAAAGGTTCGTAGGGC
The sequence above is a segment of the Desulfosoma caldarium genome. Coding sequences within it:
- a CDS encoding tetratricopeptide repeat protein — its product is MASSLQVVCVASETSSSRRMLSTTVKLTGYVRHVESHDFRNLWRRLTLSADEPMPDAVLLYHDGPHALNLLDRIRSTPEIETLPVVVVTPETTANDVLAAMERDADDCMLTPIVPEKLAHRLRAIIGRRKSPSPYEQMLALGKKALRAGDPLKAQEYFAEALAMKPDATSALYYCGLGAEMQGDLESAVQYYTRAARFRMNLRAQERLCAIYFKQGDYQAMEPLVNHLHQYITLPSAWLVAAGKASFSKGNVDDAVRNLRQAHRRWVAEGEGNKASPYTPLGGLVEGLQRYPKHPKYLDVCVAIAVDFERNRTLIERLSFDERMALGTLAFHAERLSEARRFWLKALDVAPDEKAKLVVHKKLAATYKKAGVDRLAKEHEKLGETNGAT